TATGTGCTGAGATATCACTATCACGTCCTGAAGTTCTCCCtctttgggcgccttgctagAAGAAACGCTGGCCTGTAAGTCTTCCGGCGGGGTGACCTCTTCCTCGGGTTGGTCATCCGTAGCCACGGAGCTGGTGGAAGTGGCCTCGCGGATGGCCTTAGGGTAGAAAATGCTCTCCggcttccacaaatcagatgaaGCGTCCACCCCGGCTCTCTTCAATgcttcttcccaaacctgggagcaataaaacctgcacactccaggaatctgcgccttaagggtggcttgggtttcagccacTCCCATATTATAACCGTCATCCTCGGCCGTATTTTTGGCAGCCTCTGCatcattcctggcaaactcggcctcctgctttgcccttagggcttcatcacgggcatattctgccactcctttCTCATGCACAGCCGCGGCCAGTTGCTTATTTAAACCCTCGATCAGATCTTTGGCTATTCGCaactggtcctcggcttcaagtaCGCGCTTTGTTTGGTCCTGGGCCTGTTTCTGGGCGCTAGctaggcccgccgagacgttatccctctcgcgGATAGTTATTGTTAAGTCAGCCTTGACCTTGGCAAGTTCATCCTCAGAGGCTTCGAGAGTCTTCGAGGCCGTTATACgcttcttgcgttcgttctcgaCCGCCTTACTCCTGTtattcacctcttcctccatcctataggttgctTGGAGAGCCTGGCAAGAGAAATGAGCGTGTAGTTAGTGACAAACCAGTGGCAAGAGTCACTAAACTGTTgggtttcaagaaatcttaccatgcccaagtacctcttagtGCTGAGAAatacctcctgcatcctcattctcctcAGCTCATCCATGTCGTTAGggagtagcatggttctccctaacgCGTTtgccacgtagccaccctcgccatctccaaggtccctcaggGATGCCGTTTCCAGTAGTGGACCCCCGTGAatcattggggcaggaagccaggcactCGGCAGAGACTCGGCCTCtatcccctttcccttgccttggaTGGATTGGGCTTCAGCTTCTTTGCCCTTGCTCTGATGTCCAATTTTCAGTTGTTTGGTACGCGGggcctcctccttctccttgggaggttgggattttcccctGTCCATGACTCCCTTacccttgggactcctctttctctttgggtCAGTGCCTTCAGGTCGAGGAAgccgagctggttgggagggAGCAGGAAGTGCGGGATGGGGGGATTGTGGCTGTGACTTGGTGGAAGATGACCTGGTCTGGATAGTCAGAGGCCGAGGTGGCGGGGAAGGAGCTTTGGGTTGTGGTGTTCCCTGCATATCCTTCCCAGGTTGGTCTTCGAGGAGTTCGAGAAGGGGGGTCAGTGGTATTCTCTTGACTCCCATCTtggcttgagaagaggtgcctacTGACGATAATTCCgtctcggacaaggctgggtcacctaggtcaccagaaggatcctcggattggaGGGCTtggtcaaataccccaaaaccttcctCGGGCCGATCTGGCTCGCCTTCGTCCTCTACTACTTGGTAAGACGAGGAGGGGCCCACCTGTGGGGTGTTCTCAGGGACGGCTGGTTCCTGGGAAATCAGAAATCCCGTCTCaaccacggtaatttttggaagccaagggcGGCTGGCGCTAATCACGTGCCTTGCGTCCCtaaatgacttctgaacagaGGGGTACCCTAATATCTTGTGAGCAGCTCGGACTTGACCATTActgtcatttacaaaaactgctGCTTGCAAAACGGTCTCCAAGTCTGCCcgattgactaaatgaaaatgtCGTGTGTAGGCGTGTAGATCTACAAAAAGACAAACACATACGCATGGTTAGTTACCGAATAAACTTTAGATTAGAATGGCGTAAAGGGTCATCTCTCTTCCATTcccagtaccccacctggttctccttctactatggggcacgggtcgccatcgtgccattccccagagacgataaggaaatccttgttcagtcccttgttggagtcagggaggcactggattaacCGAACCCTTTCGTCCCTCGACTTCAGGTAGTAGGTTTTCcccttcaatttttggaggttatagcacctgttcacgtcatgatgggtcagtcttaaccccatcttctcatttaaggcgtccacgcaacccagaatcctcaaaacgttgccggcgcactgggtaggggctaaacggaagtgcctgaggtaacccctcgtcactggccccatagggattctcatacctccctctacaaaggcgaggacgggaattactacTGCGCCCGTTTCCCTCTTGtagtgccattcccccatcttacagtgcttcaaacttacgttggggggaatcctataatcgacgatgaacttattcatcgcctcttcaatatcgactaatttcctcagtctcaatttagtcatctttgtgatttactaaacaaacccAACCCGCGACGGGAAAGAAAAGGGAGCTAAAgagaaataaacccagaaaagaaaaagcacgagttaatggaggtagggaacttacacaaaagaagaaagacgTTTCAgataggctttttgtgctggagatagacttgaatttggacgAAAATCCAGATGAACCCAGAATATACGCGCTAGAGCTCTTAAGTGGAAAACTGAAG
The Quercus lobata isolate SW786 chromosome 10, ValleyOak3.0 Primary Assembly, whole genome shotgun sequence DNA segment above includes these coding regions:
- the LOC115963540 gene encoding uncharacterized protein LOC115963540 produces the protein MGVKRIPLTPLLELLEDQPGKDMQGTPQPKAPSPPPRPLTIQTRSSSTKSQPQSPHPALPAPSQPARLPRPEGTDPKRKRSPKGKGVMDRGKSQPPKEKEEAPRTKQLKIGHQSKGKEAEAQSIQGKGKGIEAESLPSAWLPAPMIHGGPLLETASLRDLGDGEGGYVANALGRTMLLPNDMDELRRMRMQEALQATYRMEEEVNNRSKAVENERKKRITASKTLEASEDELAKVKADLTITIRERDNVSAGLASAQKQAQDQTKRVLEAEDQLRIAKDLIEGLNKQLAAAVWEEALKRAGVDASSDLWKPESIFYPKAIREATSTSSVATDDQPEEEVTPPEDLQASVSSSKAPKEGELQDVIVISQHIDPEAPKEVIEPVVGIQVSSTEEPTTLAQPPQAIPLAVVPRSTSADPVQPSSEGTIPPGVEADPASSSQDVTGEKVKK